Part of the Cereibacter sphaeroides 2.4.1 genome, CCGTGGGCATCGACCGCGCCCGTCGCGTCAATGAACTGTCCGACGCCGAAGTGCTCTCGATCCGCGAGTACATCGATGCGAACGTGACCGTCGAGGGCGACCTGCGTCGCGAAACCTCGATGAACATCAAGCGCCTGATGGACCTCGGCTGCTACCGCGGCCTGCGTCACCGTCGCGGCCTGCCGGTGCGCGGTCAGCGCACGCACACCAACGCCCGCACCCGCAAGGGCCCGGCCA contains:
- the rpsM gene encoding 30S ribosomal protein S13 — its product is MARIAGVNIPTAKRVPIALTYIHGIGDFVAGQICDAVGIDRARRVNELSDAEVLSIREYIDANVTVEGDLRRETSMNIKRLMDLGCYRGLRHRRGLPVRGQRTHTNARTRKGPAKAIAGKKK